A part of Carassius carassius chromosome 32, fCarCar2.1, whole genome shotgun sequence genomic DNA contains:
- the LOC132113328 gene encoding left-right determination factor 2-like, with amino-acid sequence MDARGDIRGEIKYSDTTRQRLVFDMESRLQENTEVTMAELKLFQTAAQNPSKPERRHHRPINNARVSIYWVEVLANGSNRTSLIDSRLVPIHESGWRSFDVTQAIHYWSKAQKKAPLHLEVWTEGERPGSYAAEMAKRVHFATQDPKENTLEKDVGAPELVFYTLNLDEYGSQGNCNSSPNSSKCCREEHFINFRELTWTQYWIIEPAGYQAFRCAGGCKQPKHSYYGYGQRTCAVMESAPLPMMYLVKKGDYTEIEVAEFPNMIVEKCGCSMDKISPV; translated from the exons atggacgctcgaggcg ATATAAGAGGAGAAATCAAGTACTCCGACACAACCCGTCAGCGTCTTGTGTTCGACATGGAGTCCCGACTGCAAGAAAACACTGAGGTCACAATGGCCGAACTGAAACTTTTCCAGACAGCTGCACAGAATCCATCCAAACCTGAGCGAAGGCACCACAGACCCATTAACAACGCCAGAGTGAGCATCTACTGGGTGGAGGTGCTGGCAAATGGCTCCAACAGAACATCACTCATTGACTCAAG ACTGGTTCCTATCCATGAGTCTGGCTGGAGGAGCTTTGACGTGACTCAGGCTATTCATTACTGGTCTAAAGCCCAGAAGAAAGCACCTCTGCATCTGGAGGTCTGGACTGAAGGAGAGAGACCTGGTAGCTATGCCGCTGAGATGGCCAAAAGAGTGCACTTTGCCACACAGGACCCGAAAGAAAACACCCTGGAAAAGGATGTGGGTGCACCTGAGCTTGTGTTTTACACTTTAAACCTGGATGAATATGG ATCTCAAGGGAACTGTAACTCCAGCCCAAACAGCAGCAAGTGTTGCCGGGAGGAGCATTTCATCAATTTCCGTGAGCTGACCTGGACTCAGTACTGGATCATCGAGCCGGCCGGGTACCAGGCCTTCAGATGTGCAGGCGGATGCAAGCAGCCCAAACACAGTTACTATGGATACGGGCAGAGGACCTGTGCGGTGATGGAGAGTGCACCGCTGCCCATGATGTACCTGGTGAAGAAAGGAGATTACACTGAAATCGAGGTGGCAGAGTTCCCGAATATGATTGTTGAGAAGTGTGGCTGCTCCATGGACAAAATCTCTCCAGTCTGA
- the LOC132113161 gene encoding left-right determination factor 2-like: MALLIQLFICATVISFNEGFDHEDMKQAMLQKLGLTDLPRIQKRDLENLVIPAHIKNKYLSMLKLHHKRRRRSLPSLAGILRGIHGNADIRGEIKYSDTTRQRLVFDMESRLQENTEVTMAELKLFQTAAQNPSKPERRHHRPINNARVSIYWVEVLANGSNRTSLIDSRLVPIHESGWRSFDVTQAIHYWSKAQKKAPLHLEVWTEGERPGSYAAEMAKRVHFATQDPKENTLEKDVGAPELVFYTLNLDEYGSQGNCNSSPNSSKCCREEHFINFRELTWTQYWIIEPAGYQAFRCAGGCKQPKHSYYGYGQRTCAVMESAPLPMMYLVKKGDYTEIEVAEFPNMIVEKCGCSMDKISPV, translated from the exons ATGGCTCTGCTAATCCAGCTGTTCATTTGCGCCACAGTGATCTCATTCAATGAGGGATTCGACCATGAGGATATGAAGCAGGCCATGCTCCAAAAACTTGGACTAACTGATCTCCCCAGGATTCAGAAGAGAGATTTGGAAAATCTAGTCATCCCAGCTCATATCAAGAACAAATACCTGTCCATGCTGAAACTCCATCACAAGCGCAGGAGGAGATCTCTGCCAAGCCTGGCGGGAATTCTTAGAGGCATCCATGGGAATGCAG ATATAAGAGGAGAAATCAAGTACTCCGACACAACCCGTCAGCGTCTTGTGTTCGACATGGAGTCCCGACTGCAAGAAAACACTGAGGTCACAATGGCCGAACTGAAACTTTTCCAGACAGCTGCACAGAATCCATCCAAACCTGAGCGAAGGCACCACAGACCCATTAACAACGCCAGAGTGAGCATCTACTGGGTGGAGGTGCTGGCAAATGGCTCCAACAGAACATCACTCATTGACTCAAG ACTGGTTCCTATCCATGAGTCTGGCTGGAGGAGCTTTGACGTGACTCAGGCTATTCATTACTGGTCTAAAGCCCAGAAGAAAGCACCTCTGCATCTGGAGGTCTGGACTGAAGGAGAGAGACCTGGTAGCTATGCCGCTGAGATGGCCAAAAGAGTGCACTTTGCCACACAGGACCCGAAAGAAAACACCCTGGAAAAGGATGTGGGTGCACCTGAGCTTGTGTTTTACACTTTAAACCTGGATGAATATGG ATCTCAAGGGAACTGTAACTCCAGCCCAAACAGCAGCAAGTGTTGCCGGGAGGAGCATTTCATCAATTTCCGTGAGCTGACCTGGACTCAGTACTGGATCATCGAGCCGGCCGGGTACCAGGCCTTCAGATGTGCAGGCGGATGCAAGCAGCCCAAACACAGTTACTATGGATACGGGCAGAGGACCTGTGCGGTGATGGAGAGTGCACCGCTGCCCATGATGTACCTGGTGAAGAAAGGAGATTACACTGAAATCGAGGTGGCAGAGTTCCCGAATATGATTGTTGAGAAGTGTGGCTGCTCCATGGACAAAATCTCTCCAGTCTGA